Proteins encoded by one window of Bacteroidota bacterium:
- a CDS encoding HAD hydrolase-like protein, with protein RMLVGIEHRYQVKSSQIAVVGDRIYTDLQLAYNAKALGVLVLTGETSLDVAEKSDPRPDIIVDDLGKFGEMLLQI; from the coding sequence CGAATGTTGGTCGGGATCGAGCACCGTTACCAGGTTAAGTCTTCCCAGATTGCTGTGGTTGGCGACCGGATCTACACGGATTTGCAGTTGGCCTATAATGCCAAGGCATTGGGCGTGCTTGTTTTAACCGGAGAAACAAGCCTCGATGTGGCCGAGAAATCTGATCCCCGTCCGGATATCATTGTGGACGACCTGGGCAAATTTGGGGAAATGCTTTTACAGATTTAG